ATAGTCAAAatccctctttttctgtctgacatCACATGTTAAGATTATTCTTAAAATGGGTGCATCAGTAATTTAAAAAGTTGGAATCATGCTTTCTCATACTTTGATCGCTGTTACCATCATGTGCACCACATTTAACCCGACTGTTTGTTAGCAGCATGCTTGTCATTGTCACTCACTTGTTCCTGCGAGGAGCGCTCTTGCGGGGATACTTGGGCTGCCTGCGGAGACGGAGGGTTTTGGGGCGACGGAAGGTGGGAGAAGTCctgatcttcttcttcctctggctGTGAACGCCTTTGAGCACAGCCTTCTTGGCCTTCAGGGCCTTTGACTTGGCCTCAGTCTTGGCAGGGACAgctgagacaaacaaacaccactGGTCAGACTATTAGTCAGCTGTTTGTAGCTTAGCAATGGGGCATAACAAAGCACCACATTCCTCTTCATactatttatattcattaagtTGTGTTCGTCGCTGATCATATTGTCCTGATGCCATCACACAGTATAGGAAATTTAGATTTACAAGATGACACATTACAAGCTTCACTACTAAATGACACCTGAGAGGTGTGTTTCCAGTGAAGTACATTTACAGGACAACTTTATCTTAGTTTTATACTCATCACTACTTGCAACCAaccaacattattattatctacACGTGTGACAAAGTCTTAAAACTCAAAGTGTTGATTTTTAAGTGACATGCAGATGCAGATTAATGATGAATAATTGACTTAGTGATTTGTGGCCTTTGTGTGTGGAGCCATTTCAGCTCCGTTTTAGCGTTTCAACATAAAAGCAGGACTTTAGCAAAGAACGTCCCACTTAGCATTGCTTCAACCAACGCTCAGGTTTCTAACTCAGACACGAGCTGGACTGAACGGCCTGAAAATATATATCAGGATTCAACACCTCACATAACCAACAACATGACCAAAATGTAACTACTTGGTGTCCAAAGTTATTTCAACAATTGAATTGTTTCCTCGTGCGACACTACAACGTTTCTAGCACCGCTAAGGGCCAACGAGTAGCATCACCACTAACACAGCTAACACGCTAACCTGTAACCTGTAACAAAACACGTCGACGACTTACTACGACATATTAACCGACACTTGTTAAGACAACTACGACGATCGGGGTAGGAAGAAGTCGAGACAGCGCCATTACTGTAGTCGTCCAACGTGTGGTCAGCATTACCGCTGCTAGCATGCCAACATTAGCTTAGCATCACGTTACAGAAAACACGCCGGAGACCCGGTGTGCGTCGCCTACATATATGACCAATTGACAGCGATACACTGAGATTATTAAAAGCTAATTGCTTTATCCTTTTATTTCGGGTACATACGCTGAATTTTATAGGCGTTATATGCGAAAATTGTACagttttttcattcaaaatgaagAGGTTGACAAACCTTCCTTCTTCACCTTCGGTGCCATGTTGAGGAAAGGAAGGCTGAACGGGGTTTCCTGCACTATAATGCATGGGCGAGATCTCGTGGCAGAGGTATCGCGATAGCGAATACAGCCGCACTCCTTTGGCTAAATGGATGAATCTCATCCAAAAGTATTTTGATACAGTCTGTTGCCACGTATTGTAAACTATTTGTTTTCTACTATTATTAAATATACCAATTAACTATACAgtgagcttttatttttggtggcAATTAtccatgaaatatatatatatatatatatacaccatgAAAGCTTACAGTCATATCATTAATTGCACTTGCACCATATGTTAAATTTTTAAGCTTGTTGTTGTCAGACAGTTTTAGGGGGAAAACTTTCCTCCTCCTAGTCATCACAAGCTTTACAGAGGATTACATGGCTAAACTGTAATGAATGCAAGTTATGTCAGCAGTAAGATGCAAGTACTTACATGTAAGTATTTGTTTAAATTCACCTTCAACTGCTGGATTCAGGACTTATTTGTTCCCCTCTATGAGCTCTGAATCACAATAACTTCAATCAAGCCAACATGTAAAGTAGAATGGATCTATTCAATAATTTAATCTAATAGAGTAAAGTGgggttgtgtttctttttgaatttttctttaaaattgtGATGTGAATGATGGGCagtaaacatgaaatattttcaagcCTTTCTCTTCATCAGTGACGTTGGCTCTATATTTTCGGTAAATATAATTAATTCATCACTCAATCATGTTAgtcttcatgttttttattgaagAATGTTTGTTAGAATGTGTCTCAAGTTGCAGGTGAGCAAATgtaacaaaacaacacatctatatataaaacagtttattttaaactCCGATACTCTGAGAAATCCTTGTAGTAAATCACACCataggatgaaaaaaaaaaacatcaacatttcattttcatatcagtCCTCTTGTACCAGTTCCTCTATTTCTTTTGTGCCTTATTTTTCTTCCTggtgaagagaagaaagaaagaaagaatagaaCATTTTATCTGTTAATTTAAGGGATCTAATTTCTCAAACAAACACTCGGGTTGAAAAGCACATTATTAGATGAAAGGTCTTCTCTCATGGCATAAAACAGATCTAGTTAATATGATTATTTCAGACCACTAATTGCATACATTTGCATTGATATATGATAgtttaatgaaattaaatccACAACAAACTTACTTTTTAAACTTTGCTCCGGAGGAATTTGGTCCTGTCGTCTGTGACGccttcttgtgtttttctgttcccttttcttttggcgttttatttctcttctttaGTCCCTGTTCTGAAGTCTTGGCTTCTCCGTTATCCTCTCCGTCCGCTGCTTGCTTCTGTACTTTCTGTCCTTGAACTTTGCCCTTTTTCTTCATTAAGAAATGAGGCGTTGTGCAAATGGTGCTTCTCTTGGGAGGCCTTTTCTCAAGTCTGCGCTTCGCTTTgctaaacacaaacaaattcagATGGACTATTAGAACTAAACCTTGAATGACTGAAATGAATCAAcaaacttttaaatgttttggtaAAGGTtaaaattcatcatcatcatcattcagcTCCTTTACCTGTGTATCTTCTTGAAGCCAATCATGTAATCTGGTACAGGACAGCCGGCTTGTTTTATGACATTAGCAATGCtgttttaaagagaaaaatattcagagaagaaggaaattgTAATTAATCTCATAGAAAACTCTTGCGGGAGTCTGTACATGTTCTCCCGCAACATGTTTTGGCAAAAATGTAGAtaattggatttttaaaaatgtatgtaacaTGGTAAGGGAAAAGTGAACTAAATCCAACACATGTAACCCAAAACATGTTACTGTAATAACATAACTACTGCAGACACTTTCATGTACTGTATCCACATACCTGCGTAGCAGTGGTTTGTCGTTTTCTGTGAAGAAGGTAACGGCCTTTCCCTGATGTCCAGCTCGGCCTGTACGACCTGAGGAACAGCAAACAGaaagatactgtatattatgACAGAACTGAAGAGCAGACAaggtaaaaacataaaaataaataggagAAATGCATTTTACAGGAGCCAACACAGGATTAGAGCCACTATTTACAATATAGCTTGGTATGCTTTATTCTGTTGATGTTGGCTACAAGATTTATGTTTAAAATTGACTAATTGCGTAATCATCTAAGCCAAATACACAATGATCACATTAAACTAACCGATACGATGGATGTATTCCACAGCGCTGGTGGGGAAGTCGTAGTTCAGCACGAGGTTGACTCCTTTGAAGTCGATTCCTCTGGCGAGCAGAGCCGTGCAGATCAACACCCAAATCTTACCGGAGCGGAAACTGTTCACTACGTTGTctctctgaaaacagaaaagccaCAGAGGGGAGAAGGATAAACCACGCAGATCTCCAGTGATACAGAGACGACCAACACCGTGTATTAAGTGTCTgtgttcacctgctgctgagTGCGGTCTGCGTGGATCACGTCTACGTTTATGCCTTCATACACCAGCTCATGGAAAAGCTCCCGTGCTCGCTCTATAGACTGAACAAACACCAGCATGGGAGGCAGAAAaccctgaaacaaaacaaggagaaaGTCCTTTAATCTTAATGTCTCTTACCCTTGGATAGTCAAACTAATGTTTGTGGGATAATCTAGTACAAAAATGATTAGAAAACAAGCTTAGGAAGTTACATCCTCGACGTGTCCATACTTTTTTGATGATGTCCCTCATGGCCACCAGTTTGCCGTTCTCCGTACCGACAAACAGTAGCTCCTGTTCCACCGTCTCCACAGCAGTATTtctgagaaaaaggaaaaaaagattataataatttcatgagaaagtcagggagaaaaagCCAATTGAAATCCATCAAAGTAGGAAGTGTCACAGGTCAGTCATTACCTGTGTCCAATGTTGACCGACACCAGGTTGTCGAGGTTCAGACGGCACCACTGCTCCACATCCGGAGTGCAGGTGGCGCTGAAGAAAGCCCTGCGCACCTTCGAACCAGAGCAGGACAGAAACACTGTTGCCAGCTGCTCCCTGAAGCCCGACTTACCATCTTCAAACAGCTTATCAGACTCGTCTACCACCAGCCACTCCACACTGGACACCAACACAAAACGACAATCAGTgtcagataaatatatatatattttttatttccaaatttGTCTAGGCAGAGTCTCAAAAATGTTCAAGAGCCGCGGATGAAAATGTTACCTGCTGAGGTCGAGAGCTGGAGGATCCTGCTTGAGAAGGAAGACGAGTCTGTTTGGAGTACTGACGAGTATGTCTGTGCACAGAAAGGTAGGATGTGAACAATGAGCAAGGGGCAACAGACGGACCTCTTCAGCGAACACATTTGCTGTTCTTACCATATTTTTTGTTCGACTGTGGTCCATATTTCTTGGCTGCCAGGGAAGCTTTGTCTATGATGTGAACTCTAAATCCCATTCCCTCTGACAGACGGAGCAGCTCTCTGTAAgtctgaacacaacacaacgacACTGATGACATGGTGTTGAAATACAAGCAAAATATCGTCTGTGATCTACCTGAAACTTTCACTATTGCAAACAgtgactagtgtgtgtgtgtgtgtcagtgtgtaccTGGTTGGCGAGTTCTCTGGTCGGGGAGATAATCACAGCTCTGAAGCCGAGGTTGGCGGGCTGCTGCAGGTGGGCGAGCAGCGGGAGACAGAAAGCCAAAGTCTTTCCTGACCCTGTGGGAGCGCAGGCGAGGAGCTCCCGACcctgacagagaaaaaacagtcaCACTGAAATGTTATCAAACCCACGGGCTGTTGTTTTCAAACCACTCAATATGTGCGTCTGCACTCACATGCATCATGAGCGGTATCGCCTGCATCTGTATTGGCGTCGGGGAATTCAACCCTGCGTCTTTCAGGTTCTGAAGGGCTCGCGGGTGTAGTCGATACTCGGACTGCAGCTCCTCAAATGTGCACACGGGGTCGGGAACGTCGCAGCCGTGAACATTTATACGGTGCTGAGAGCGAACACGGTTCACCTGAAATTAGAGGGGAAGACAGAGGGGAAGGGGCCTCGGTGAGCATTTCATTGacagaccattttttttccatttgtcgTAATCAAATAGAAATCCATTTATCAAACAGTTTCTTTGTGTTGTGAGCCGTGTCTCTGCAAGGACCTTTTCCTGATGCAGATGCTTCAGCCTCTTCAGGGagtttttctccttctcttcaccCGGCAGGTTTTGTATCTTTCTGTCCAGCGAGGATGTCCAGGTGATGCCACTTCCATCTGTGTCTTTCAGCTGACTGCCTCCAGCTTCAGAAAAAACGGCAGTGAGTTTTTTTGAGATGGACGGCGACATCGCATTCACTGTGAACAGCATCtcatgctgttgttgtgatgtaaAGTTTCCATGGCAAACACATTACACAGATCAGTGTGGGATGGCAcccaaaaaggaaaatgtaagtGTATGTTAACGAATTGGAACATCTGGAAACTTCAAAACATGTGGTCAGAACTAATAAGTCAAATCCTTTACCTTCCACATCCACCTGgattcttttcatctttttctttttcttcttcgtcctcacgcccctctcttcatcctctcgcTTCCTCTTGACTACTTCATAAGACTCTCcactctcacctccctcctcagattctcctcctccgtcctccacctcctcatcctccagcACTGTGGTCCTGCTCTGGGCTCCATTGGCTGCTCCTGTGCCAAAGTAATCGATCGCAGAGAGAGCATCTGACGAGGCTTCCCCTCCCGGAGATCTGACAACCTACATCATAGGACAGCGACACGCTGAATGTGCAATATACAATACTGTATTCCAGCGTTTATCTCGTGTTGCGATATTAAGGCACCAAATCTTGCAAACGTATTACGACACATCCGGAAAAACACGTCCACGCTATTACTAACGTGGGTTATTCAAAGTACATTAAACCGTGGTTGGTTAAACGTTATTTTTATGAAGTGTATCACCCGCTACGTGTGTTACGTTTACCTTGAACCGAGCTGCGTCTTGGCCAAACCTCTTCAGGTCGAATTTAGCTCCAGCTCCGAGTTTCCTAAACAAGTCGAACGCGTCCATTCCTCCAGCAGCGTGGTCTCTTCCCTGAGCTGCCCGATCCAGACATCACTAATCGAGCCCTATCGACTACCGCCGCCCCCTACTGGCTGCACCTAACACTGTTGATGCATACAGTAGAATCAAGCGGCCGTTTGTTGACATAACCAGATCCAGTAAAACTCTTACAATTCTTCCACATTTGAAAACAGATTGAGTCAAATTCAAACTCTCAACTCCTCCATCCATGTGAATTATGTGAGTGATGATGTCAGTTCAATCATCACTCAGTTTAAATACCAGTTGGATTGTGTTTGACAGAATGAGCTAAAAGATCAGTCACTCCTGTTGTCAGTTTTAATGAAGCGATGTTTTGTTATCATCATGCAGCACAAACCTGGAATAACCTC
The sequence above is a segment of the Scophthalmus maximus strain ysfricsl-2021 chromosome 2, ASM2237912v1, whole genome shotgun sequence genome. Coding sequences within it:
- the ddx52 gene encoding probable ATP-dependent RNA helicase DDX52 gives rise to the protein MDAFDLFRKLGAGAKFDLKRFGQDAARFKVVRSPGGEASSDALSAIDYFGTGAANGAQSRTTVLEDEEVEDGGGESEEGGESGESYEVVKRKREDEERGVRTKKKKKKMKRIQVDVEAGGSQLKDTDGSGITWTSSLDRKIQNLPGEEKEKNSLKRLKHLHQEKVNRVRSQHRINVHGCDVPDPVCTFEELQSEYRLHPRALQNLKDAGLNSPTPIQMQAIPLMMHGRELLACAPTGSGKTLAFCLPLLAHLQQPANLGFRAVIISPTRELANQTYRELLRLSEGMGFRVHIIDKASLAAKKYGPQSNKKYDILVSTPNRLVFLLKQDPPALDLSSVEWLVVDESDKLFEDGKSGFREQLATVFLSCSGSKVRRAFFSATCTPDVEQWCRLNLDNLVSVNIGHRNTAVETVEQELLFVGTENGKLVAMRDIIKKGFLPPMLVFVQSIERARELFHELVYEGINVDVIHADRTQQQRDNVVNSFRSGKIWVLICTALLARGIDFKGVNLVLNYDFPTSAVEYIHRIGRTGRAGHQGKAVTFFTENDKPLLRSIANVIKQAGCPVPDYMIGFKKIHSKAKRRLEKRPPKRSTICTTPHFLMKKKGKVQGQKVQKQAADGEDNGEAKTSEQGLKKRNKTPKEKGTEKHKKASQTTGPNSSGAKFKKKKNKAQKK